Within the Alteromonas sp. M12 genome, the region AAACGCAAGACCTCGAGCTTTAGTGTCATCTATATAGGCTTTTTCAGCTTCATTAAATCGTTTTAAATATTCAACGGTTTGTTGGTAGTCGCCCTGAGCTTCGGCAGCTTTATATAACACCCCCAATGACCTTACTAAGCCTTTGGTTAAACCAAAATTTTGAATACTGTCATAGGCTTTTAAACCATATGTTTTAGCTAAATCAGGTTGATCTAAAAGTAAATAATTATTTGCCATCAAACTATAAAATACACCAATTAGTGGTGGATATTTACTCTCTACAGTCTGTTTCTCGGCGTCTTGCAATAATTTGAGGGATTCTTTGATGCGACTTTCGTTGGTTAATGATTCTGCCACCGTCATAATAATGATATTTGCGACTAAAAATTCATTGTTACTTTTACAAAAATCAATACTTTCTTGCGCATACTGATAATCAGTAAGCACTTTTGCCAGTTCAAATTCTGATTCAACTTTTATTTGCCGCGCAAAACATTGCGTTCGATTAGTTGTATTTCTTGCTAAAAGTTGGTTGGCTACTTTTAATCCCAATTCATATTGCTGGGCTTGATTATAAAAAATTGCAACAATGCCAAAGCTACTGTTTAAGGCCTCTTCATCCTGTACTTTTTCACGTTGGTCGAACAAACGGTTAATTGCCTTCGCCCCAAAGTAAAAATCACGTTTAACTGCGTAATTATTAACTAAAGAGCTTAGCGCTCGCAATTTTAACGTTTCCGAAGCATTACTACTTTCTATATTTTTATACAGCTCGATGGCTTCATCCACTTTTCCGTTGAAAGTAAGTTGATAACCTTTAAGCAAGTGATAGAAATGCTTTTGCTGGGTTTCAAATGGTTCATCAGTTTCTTCCAACTCTGCCATTAGCGCTTCAAAAGCATTAAAATCAGAACTTCTTATTTTATCTGCTTTATGCAACAGCGTCGTTACATCTGCAAGCGACGTAAGTGGAGTCGATAAGCTCAATAAAAAAACAACAGAAATTACAACAAAACGCATTTTCAACTCTCTTTTGGTGCGTCTTCCTGCTCTTCAGACTCCTCTTCTTTTTGCTCATCATCTTTTGCTGGCATCAACGCACACCAAAATTTTCCTTGTTTTTGACGCATTTCTTCTATGTCTTTTTTAGCTTTTAAGGCTAGAGGATGTTGTCCCTGTTCAGACAATTCTCTTTTAAAGTCGGGGTTAACAGCTAGTTGTTCTAATAATTGTAACGCTGACATATTGGCACCTTATTTTGATTAAAAAAATATCGGATGAATAAACAATTTAAACGGCCCGTATTATTAAACACTTGGCATACTTGTGGAAGGGACTATCTGCTATTTTTCAGGTTTTTATTGTACTTTCGAGAGGTTTTTCATTTTTCGATGCATTTCAGCGTCAATTTTTTTGGGTATAGACGGTGGAATCACTAAAGTAGAAAAATGTTCAACACTGATCTGGCTTAGTTGATTTAACGGAAACCATTCAATTCTTGGTGTTTCGGTAGGTAGAGTAGGTGACTCATAAATCGCTATTTTATGCGTCGGTGGATAATATTCAGTTAATAATTCTTGTAAAAGATGACGGTAGGCAGCGTCTGTTTCATATTTTGACATACTGAGATCACCTACAAAGCCTAGCTGCCATAGAATTAAATAAGCCGATTCATCCACTTTACGTTCATATAGCATAAATTGGCTGGCCTCTAGATGTACCGCCCCCCATCGACCTGGATCTATTGCCATATCTGCATACAAACAATCTTCAGCAGAAATACCTGGCTCCATGTGGCCGTGATACCCTTTTAATTTAGCGAGTTCGATTATTTTATGAGGAGCCCAAGCAAAAACACCTGGATGGCCATAAAAGGCAGCAACCACATTTTTGCCTAATTCAACTTCAGCCATAACAGTGTCGACCATTTCCTGATAGCTCTTTCGTCTATCTTTACCATCAGCGTAAAATATTTGCAGACTTTGACATTTAGGGTTCATTTTACGAATCCATGCTTCGGTTAAAGGATCGGTGACACTCATAAAAACCACATCAGCTTGTTGTATAAATTGCTGCGACAAAGGAGCAATATGCGACCCTAAAATCATTCCTAGACCCACACATACGATACTGCCTGCTTTTTCACTATGGCTATTTGATAACAAGATTTGTATCCTCATTAGATTTTAAAAAATCATCTTTGCTAATAGAACAACGCATTTTGTTGGCTTGGTTATTGTCAGCCTCTATTTTGAAATTAAGTTTATGTGCAATTTTTTGAATAGCGATATTGTCCGCATTATAATAGGCGTGGGCAGACATCAGAGCTAAGTGTCTAAAACCGTAAAATAACATCGCGGTAACCGATTCAGTTGCGATATTTTTACCATAAAACTCAGGACTTAATAGAATCCCGAATTCTGCATCATTGTGTTTTCTCTGGCTCTTATCGGCCATAAAACCTTGGATACCTATGGATTGTCCCGATACGATACATTCAATACGCCAAAATTCATTTGCACATTGTTGTTGCTTTTTTAATATGCCTAGAAATAGAGATTTGGCTTGCTGGCGGGTCAATTTGGGCATGATTTTACCCATGACAATGTCGTTGCAATAGAGCTCGCAGAACAGGTCTAGATCTTCATTTATGAGTGTTTTAAATCGAAATCTTTTCGATTGATACTGTGTTTTTAGAATTTCCATATCCATTTATTAGCAAAGCAGTTACATACATTGTTACAGAATTTGTATATGCACAAACATTCTATTTTACGTACAGTAATTAGTGGCAATTCCAATACCCCAAAATTCAAGCAGTAAACTGTGAAATGAGAAGGGGAACTGGAGCAAGGAGGCTAACATGGGATCTAAATTATAAATCCCAGCACAGTGTACCTAGCAAAAAGGTAATAGATGAAATCCAGAAAAATCAGTTAAACTTTTGGAATACTGATTTTTTTCTCTTCACTTTGACGATACATAATTAATGTGTGTCCAATTACCTGCAACTGAATCGCCGATGTTTCACGAATGATTGCATCCATAATAAGTTGTTTTTCTTCTCGATCATCAGAAGGTACTTTAACTTTAATGAGTTCATGGAAGCTTAAGGCATTTTCGATTTCAGCTAATACGCCTTCGGTAAGGCCATTATTACCCAATTGTACTATGGGTTTTAAAGGATGGGCCAAGCCTTTT harbors:
- a CDS encoding GNAT family N-acetyltransferase, which produces MDMEILKTQYQSKRFRFKTLINEDLDLFCELYCNDIVMGKIMPKLTRQQAKSLFLGILKKQQQCANEFWRIECIVSGQSIGIQGFMADKSQRKHNDAEFGILLSPEFYGKNIATESVTAMLFYGFRHLALMSAHAYYNADNIAIQKIAHKLNFKIEADNNQANKMRCSISKDDFLKSNEDTNLVIK
- a CDS encoding SAM-dependent methyltransferase, with the protein product MLSNSHSEKAGSIVCVGLGMILGSHIAPLSQQFIQQADVVFMSVTDPLTEAWIRKMNPKCQSLQIFYADGKDRRKSYQEMVDTVMAEVELGKNVVAAFYGHPGVFAWAPHKIIELAKLKGYHGHMEPGISAEDCLYADMAIDPGRWGAVHLEASQFMLYERKVDESAYLILWQLGFVGDLSMSKYETDAAYRHLLQELLTEYYPPTHKIAIYESPTLPTETPRIEWFPLNQLSQISVEHFSTLVIPPSIPKKIDAEMHRKMKNLSKVQ
- a CDS encoding GGDEF domain-containing protein, producing MRFVVISVVFLLSLSTPLTSLADVTTLLHKADKIRSSDFNAFEALMAELEETDEPFETQQKHFYHLLKGYQLTFNGKVDEAIELYKNIESSNASETLKLRALSSLVNNYAVKRDFYFGAKAINRLFDQREKVQDEEALNSSFGIVAIFYNQAQQYELGLKVANQLLARNTTNRTQCFARQIKVESEFELAKVLTDYQYAQESIDFCKSNNEFLVANIIIMTVAESLTNESRIKESLKLLQDAEKQTVESKYPPLIGVFYSLMANNYLLLDQPDLAKTYGLKAYDSIQNFGLTKGLVRSLGVLYKAAEAQGDYQQTVEYLKRFNEAEKAYIDDTKARGLAFQQAKYEKLEQDNTIVILDKQNALLRTQAELAAEQSRNNRLALTLAVSLLILLFVWLYRSRKIQIKLRKLAETDELTGISNRHHFNHRAKRIIDDAENQKQPVSFVLFDLDHFKKVNDTYGHQTGDWALKKSVKEAKLVCRSIDLIGRMGGEEFGIVLPGCNVDEACKVAEICRAAIASIDTHETDHQFKITASFGVADASTCGYSLEKLFAGADTALYESKENGRNRVYQFNQ
- the yhbY gene encoding ribosome assembly RNA-binding protein YhbY; the protein is MKLSNKQKQYLKGLAHPLKPIVQLGNNGLTEGVLAEIENALSFHELIKVKVPSDDREEKQLIMDAIIRETSAIQLQVIGHTLIMYRQSEEKKISIPKV